ATCAGACGCGGAAGCGATGTCGTGAAGGCGCTCGCATTCGGCGCCAAGGCCTGTCTGGTGGGCCGGCCCCAGCTTTGGGGCCTGGCCGTCGCGGGCGAAGCCGGCGTTGCTCATATGATCGAGATTTATCGCCGCGAGATCGACCGGGTCATGGGTCTGTGCGGCCTGAGAAACCTCGCCGACATCAACCGAGATATCCTGTTCAACAAGAGTTTGGAACGACGCCGATGATCAAGGATCCGCCGCTTCTCACCATCCGGCGAAAATTCCCGAGAGCCGAGCCTCACGAACTGACGTCCTTCGCCGGCGTCCAGACGGGCAATGTGGTCGATGCGATGGCGGGGCGCGGCGCGCTCGATCACCGCATCAAGCCTTTGGCGCAGGTGTCTGCGGTCCTGGTCGGCACCGCGATCACATGCCATTGCGGCCCTGCCGACAATCTGGCGCTCTTCGCCGCTCTTGCCACGGCTGAGGCCGGTGACATTCTCATCGCTGCCACCGACGGCTTCACCGCCACATCGGTTGCGGGCGACCTGCTCATGGGAATGGCGCGCAATCGCGGCCTGCTCGGCCTCGTGACCGATGGTATGGCGCGCGATATTGCCGGTATTCTGGGCGTCGGGCTGCCCGTCTATTGCGCCGGACTTACGCCCAACTCGCCCGCGCGCAATGGCCC
This genomic stretch from Nordella sp. HKS 07 harbors:
- a CDS encoding RraA family protein; the encoded protein is MIKDPPLLTIRRKFPRAEPHELTSFAGVQTGNVVDAMAGRGALDHRIKPLAQVSAVLVGTAITCHCGPADNLALFAALATAEAGDILIAATDGFTATSVAGDLLMGMARNRGLLGLVTDGMARDIAGILGVGLPVYCAGLTPNSPARNGPGTVGLPIVIGGVAIASGDIVVADNDGVVIVPRGEASYVLERLRTVRTAEAELEAKVKAGLEIPDFIQSVLHSDRVIEVD